A region from the Chanodichthys erythropterus isolate Z2021 chromosome 5, ASM2448905v1, whole genome shotgun sequence genome encodes:
- the c5h10orf53 gene encoding UPF0728 protein C10orf53 homolog produces MPTNSVVTVRYGPYESCGIVEHRTFRLDGLQAVLKEDGHQCVLEKTDDWNIVELIVNGECVYMCNITDLEFGGDGRLDPRCLEAIDAVRNAY; encoded by the exons ATGCCTACAAATTCAGTAGTAACAGTTCGGTATGGTCCATATGAGTCGTGTGGCATTGTCGAGCACAGAACATTTCGCCTGGACGGTTTACAAG CGGTCCTAAAAGAAGATGGCCACCAGTGTGTCCTCGAGAAAACAGATGACTGGAATATAGTAGAGCTCATTGTCAATGGAGAGTGCGTGTACATGTGCAACATTACTGACCTTGAGTTTG GGGGTGATGGACGACTTGATCCGCGGTGCCTGGAGGCCATTGACGCAGTGAGGAACGCGTATTGA
- the chata gene encoding choline O-acetyltransferase: protein MPVLKREQARDTGDPSGLPKLPVPPLQQTLDMYLKCMSHLIPEEQFRKTKAIVEKFGAPGGTGEILQKKLLERSNLKANWVYDYWLEDMYLSNRFALPVNSSPVMVFPKQNFRCQSDVLRFAAHLISGILEYKSLIDGRALPVDYARGQLAGTPLCMDQYNKVFTSYRLPGPKTDTLVAQKSTVMPEPEHIIVACKNQFFVLDVVINFRRLNEKDLYTQLERIRKMADNEEECLPPIGLLTSDGRTQWAEARSVLIKDSTNRDSLDMIERCLCLVCLDEPSGIELTDTNRASLMLHGGGMEKNGGNRWYDKPMQFVIGADGCCGVVCEHSPFEGIVLVQCSEYLLRYMRGSPSKLVRAASMSELPAPRRLRWKCSPDIQTLLTSSADKLQRLVKNLDMNVNKFTGYGKEFIKRQKMSPDAYVQVALQFAFYRCHGRLVPTYESASIRRFQEGRVDNIRSSTPEAFAFVKAMANSSKITDAEKMEMLWTAIKAQTNYTILAITGMAIDNHLLGLREIAKELKLEKPELFSDTTYTTSIKFILSTSQVPTTEEMFCCYGPVVPNGYGACYNPQTDHIIFCVSSFRDSAETSSDLFVKNLEGCLKEMQDLCQKCNTEPADSTERMEGTPKVMKNGSKS, encoded by the exons ATGCCTGTTTTGAAAAGGGAACAAGCAAGAGACACGGGAGATCCAAGT GGCCTTCCGAAGCTCCCAGTGCCCCCTTTGCAGCAAACACTGGACATGTACCTGAAGTGCATGAGTCACCTCATACCAGAGGAGCAGTTCAGAAAAACAAAGGCTATTGTAGAGAAATTTGGAGCACCTGGTGGAACGGGAGAAATTCTTCAGAAAAAGTTGCTGGAGAGAAGCAATCTTAAGGCCAACTGG GTGTATGACTACTGGCTCGAAGACATGTATCTGAGCAACAGATTTGCACTACCTGTCAACTCCAGTCCTGTAATGGTCTTTCCTAAGCAGAACTTCAGGTGTCAAAGTGACGTCCTCAG aTTTGCTGCCCATCTCATTTCTGGCATATTAGAGTATAAATCTCTTATTGATGG ACGTGCCCTCCCTGTAGACTACGCTCGAGGGCAGCTGGCCGGGACACCCCTGTGTATGGATCAGTACAACAAAGTCTTCACCTCCTACCGTCTGCCAGGGCCAAAAACTGACACTTTAGTGGCTCAGAAGAGCACGGTTATGCCTGAGCCTGAACATATAATAGTGGCTTGTAAGAATCAG TTTTTTGTTCTCGACGTGGTGATAAACTTTCGTCGACTGAACGAAAAAGACCTTTACACTCAGCTGGAGCGAATCAGAAAGATGGCAGACAATGAAGAAGAGTGTCTGCCTCCTATCGGTCTGCTCACATCAGATGGCAGAACTCAGTGGGCCGAGGCTCGCAGCGTACTGATCAAAG ATTCTACCAACAGGGACTCTCTAGACATGATTGAACGCTGTCTGTGTCTGGTGTGTTTGGACGAGCCGTCTGGCATTGAACTGACTGATACTAACCGAGCTTCGCTGATGCTCCATGGAGGGGGCATGGAAAAAAACGGGGGCAACCGCTGGTACGACAAGCCCATGcag TTTGTGATAGGTGCAGACGGATGCTGCGGCGTTGTATGTGAACACTCCCCTTTTGAGGGAATAGTGCTGGTGCAATGTTCAGAGTATCTACTAAGATACAT GAGAGGAAGCCCTTCTAAACTGGTGAGAGCAGCCAGCATGAGTGAGCTTCCTGCCCCCAGACGACTGCGCTGGAAATGCTCGCCAGATATCCAAACGCTGCTCACGTCCTCAGCAGATAAATTACAGAG ACTTGTGAAAAATCTGGACATGAATGTCAACAAATTCACTGGTTATGGCAAAGAGTTCATCAAGAGACAGAAAATGAGCCCTGATGCTTATGTTCAAGTTGCCCTCCAGTTTGCATTTTACAG ATGTCATGGACGTCTAGTGCCCACCTATGAAAGTGCATCCATACGCCGCTTTCAAGAGGGACGAGTTGACAACATTCGCTCTTCCACACCTGAGGCCTTTGCATTTGTGAAAGCTATGGCCAATAGCTCTAAaatcact GATGCTGAGAAAATGGAGATGCTTTGGACTGCCATTAAAGCCCAAACCAATTATACAATTCTA GCAATCACTGGGATGGCAATAGACAATCACTTGTTGGGGCTGCGAGAGATTGCCAAGGAGCTAAAACTCGAAAAGCCAGAGCTGTTTTCTGATACAACCTATACCACCAGCATCAAGTTCATTCTCTCTACAAGCCAG GTTCCTACCACTGAGGAGATGTTCTGCTGCTATGGTCCTGTTGTCCCTAACGGCTACGGAGCCTGTTACAATCCTCAGACGGACCACATCATCTTCTGTGTGTCAAGCTTCCGTGACAGTGCTGAGACCAGCTCAGATTTGTTTGTGAAGAATCTTGAGGGATGCCTGAAGGAAATGCAAGATCTATGCCAAAAATGCAACACTGAACCAGCTGATTCCACAGAAAGGATGGAGGGAACTCCCAAGGTAATGAAGAATGGAAGCAAGTCATAG
- the slc18a3a gene encoding probable vesicular acetylcholine transporter-A, whose amino-acid sequence MATEESGGLAQTAAVKLSEMGERTKQLGTAMQDPERQRRIILVIVCVALLLDNMLYMVIVPIVPDYLARLESESEQAHVTSNSSFNSTQNENFDLQIGVLFASKAILQLIVNPLTGTFIDRVGYDIPLLIGLSIMFVSTCIFAFAENYATLFVARSLQGLGSAFADTSGIAMIADKYTEEAERSRALGIALAFISFGSLAAPPFGGVLYEFAGKRVPFIVLACICLADGILCLTVLKPFSSRTRENMPVGTPIYKLMIDPYIAVVAGALTTCNIPLAFLEPTIANWMEETMDSSQWEIGLTWLPAFFPHILGVYLTVKLAAQYPHLQWFYGALGMVIIGASSCVVPACKNFEQLIIPLCGICFGIALVDTALLPTLAFLVDIRHVSVYGSVYAIADISYCVAYALGPIVAGKIVHDLGFVQLNLGMGLANVLYAPALLFLRNVCLMKPSHSERNMLLDEGATGLYDTIRMEERQRKKHGYSSSGNCVPVDENGKFAGQSKSFSEEETSEPEYI is encoded by the coding sequence ATGGCTACGGAGGAATCGGGTGGCTTGGCGCAAACCGCCGCCGTTAAACTATCAGAGATGGGGGAAAGAACTAAACAGTTAGGAACTGCGATGCAGGACCCCGAGCGACAAAGAAGGATTATTCTAGTCATTGTATGTGTGGCACTTCTGCTAGACAATATGCTTTACATGGTCATCGTGCCAATTGTGCCAGATTATTTAGCGCGCTTAGAAAGCGAATCAGAGCAGGCGCACGTAACGAGTAATTCTTCATTCAACAGCACGCAAAACGAGAACTTTGACTTGCAGATCGGCGTGCTTTTCGCCTCGAAAGCCATTCTGCAGCTCATTGTCAATCCTTTGACCGGAACTTTCATAGACCGAGTCGGCTACGACATCCCACTTTTAATTGGACTCAGTATCATGTTTGTCTCAACGTGCATTTTTGCCTTCGCAGAGAACTACGCGACTCTGTTCGTCGCGCGCAGCCTGCAAGGGCTCGGCTCGGCGTTCGCAGACACTTCAGGAATTGCCATGATCGCAGACAAGTACACGGAGGAGGCAGAGAGAAGTCGCGCGCTGGGCATTGCCCTCGCGTTCATCTCGTTCGGAAGCCTGGCGGCGCCCCCGTTCGGAGGGGTTCTGTACGAGTTCGCGGGCAAGCGCGTCCCGTTCATTGTGCTCGCCTGTATATGTTTGGCAGATGGTATACTGTGTCTGACTGTCCTCAAgcccttttccagcaggactagAGAGAATATGCCGGTTGGCACCCCAATTTACAAACTAATGATTGATCCCTACATAGCAGTCGTGGCAGGAGCTTTGACCACATGTAACATCCCCCTTGCTTTTCTGGAGCCCACCATCGCTAACTGGATGGAGGAGACCATGGATTCATCTCAGTGGGAGATTGGGCTCACCTGGCTACCTGCCTTTTTCCCTCACATATTAGGTGTTTATCTCACTGTCAAGCTGGCAGCACAGTATCCACACTTGCAGTGGTTTTACGGGGCACTGGGCATGGTTATCATTGGCGCCAGCTCTTGTGTTGTGCCGGCTTGCAAAAACTTTGAGCAGCTGATAATCCCCCTGTGTGGCATTTGTTTCGGTATTGCACTGGTAGACACAGCTTTATTACCCACACTCGCTTTTCTCGTAGACATCCGTCACGTGTCTGTGTATGGTAGCGTATACGCTATTGCAGACATCTCCTACTGTGTTGCCTACGCGCTGGGCCCCATCGTGGCCGGTAAAATAGTGCACGATTTAGGTTTTGTGCAACTTAATCTGGGCATGGGTCTGGCGAACGTGCTTTACGCACCAGCCCTGCTCTTCCTGCGCAACGTGTGCTTAATGAAACCATCTCACTCTGAGAGAAACATGTTACTGGATGAGGGAGCCACAGGTCTGTACGACACTATCAGAATGGAGGAACGCCAAAGAAAGAAGCACGGCTACAGTTCATCCGGTAACTGTGTGCCCGTCGACGAGAACGGGAAATTTGCTGGACAATCAAAGTCATTCTCTGAAGAAGAGACGTCTGAGCCAGAATACATATAG